CCGGGTGAGTTATTTGGTTTGAAAGTAAGGCTATTAGATCCTGCTAGTTGTATTAATCCTTCAGACGCTGGAGAAAAAGATATTAAAAACGGTGTAGAAAAGGATAAAAACGGGATAATAACTGCTTATCACTTTAAAAAGAATAAAGATGGATCTGAAACTACTAAGATTCAAGTTCATGGGAGTAAAACAGGAAGAAAAAATTTATTGGTTCTCATGGATAAAGAAAGAATAGGTCAGAGAAGAGGTATTCCCCTAATTGCTCCAGTTCTTGAGATCCTCCATCAAATGAGAAAGTTTACCCATGCGGAACTTATGGCAGCTACTATAAATTCATATTTTACAGCTTTCTTAGAAAATGAAACACAGGAAACTAAACAAAAAAGTCCTTTTAAAAGTAAAAATGGAAAAGATTTTAAGCTTAAAAGTGGAGCTTTTAACCACTTGGCTCCTGGACAAAAAATAGTATTTCCTGATTCTAACAGACCTAATTCAGGGTTTACTAAATTTATGGATACTATGTGTGTTCATTTAGGCGCAGCTTTAGAATTAGCTCCTGAGCAATTACTTCTTAAGTTTTCTAATAACTATTCGGCTTCAAAAGGAGCCTTATTGGAGTCCTGGAAGATGTTAAAAACTAGAAGGCAGTGGTTTACAGATGATTTTATGCAGCCTATCTATGAGGAGTTTTTAGATTATTGTGTGGCCATGGACTATATCGACCTTCCTGGATATGAAGACCCTTTTAAAAGAAGAGCATATCTTAAAACACAATGGTTTGGACAAGCTCAGGGGTCATTAGATCCGAAAAAAGAGGCTCAAGCTGCAGAAATTAGAATCAAAAATAATTTGAGTACAGGTGGAAGAGAAAGTATGGAGCTCAATGGTAGTGATATTGATGATAATATCGAGCAACGTGGAAGAGAAGTAAAGAAAATAAAAAAATATGGATTAGCAAATAAGGGAGAACCTAAAAAAGAAAAAACTAAAGAAGGTGAGGAAGATGAGCTTACTTAATGCGGTAATGATAAGCAAAAAGAAAGCAGAAATAAGGATCTATGGTGTCATAGGTGAGGGTTGGTTTGCCGACGCTACTCCTAAGAGCGTCAATGAAGAATTAGATACATTAGGAGATATCAGTGAGATAGATGTAAGGATCAATTCTCGAGGTGGAGGAGTATTTGCAGGGTGTGCTATATATAACAGTTTGAAAAGGCATCCAGCTAAAGTAAATATATTTATCGATGGTATTTGTGCCTCTATTGCCACTGTAGTAGCCATGGCAGGGGACACGATACATATGAGTAAGGTTTCTATGATGATGATCCACAACCCATATTATGGGGCGACTGGTGGAGAAGCTAAAGAACTTAGAAAACAAGCTGATGACCTGGATCAATTTAGAGAAGTATCCATAGAAGCCTATCTAAGCAAAGTTAACATAACTCGTGATGATCTTATAGAGAAAATGGATGCAACTACCTGGATGACCGCTAAGACAGCTTTAGCCCATGGTTTTGTAACTAACATAGAGAATGAAAGTAAAGCTCAAATGAGTTTTCAGAATAATATGCTTATGTGCGGTAGTGAAGAAATTTTAAATGTATCAGAATTTAAAAATCTAGATGAATTTTTAGAAAAAGAAAATATTAAAAATAGTATGAAAAAAATAGAAGATCCAATAAACAAGAATTTAGAAGATAAAAAAGGAGCTGATAAAATGAATTTAGAGCAATTAATGCAAGAACATCCGGAACTATATAAACAAATAGTTCAAGTAGGAGTTAGCCAGGAAAGAATAAGAATTCAAAACCTAGAAACAATAGAACAAAGAGCAGGAAGGCCATTGGATTGTATCCAAAAAGCCAAGTTTGAAACTCCAATAGAAGCTACTAATCAGGAGTTAATTAATGATGTTCTTCAAGAGATGGCAACTCAGCCTAAAAATACTGAAGTCCCACCTAAAGTTGAGAATAAAATGGAGATCTTACTAAACAAAATCGATGATGCAAAAACCGGAGGAGTCCAAGAACAAATATTAGATGGAATGACTCCAGAAGAGATGAAGATAAAGCAGGAAGAGGAAGAGATAGATGACATAGTAGCGTTAGCAAATGGAATCGAATAAGGAGAGTGATTTTAAATGGGTAAAGAAACAATAACACCTGAAAACCTGAAAGCCGGAGGAGTAGTTCCCTATCTAGTAGAACCTATGGGATTTATTGCAGGGACTTATACTAGAGGGATGCTCTTAGAGTTAGATCCTGCCACTTTAAAACTATCAAAGTGTACAAATGAAACTAAATTCTTTGGAGTATTGAGTGAAGATGTAGTGGTAGCAACAACAGAAACAGCAATGGTTTACGTCAGCGGGATGTTCTATAAAAATGGAGTTATCAAAGAAGATGCTACAGATATAGAAAAGATAAGAATACACGGTATTCCTAAAAATATCTATATGAGATAAAAATTTAAATAAGAATAAGGAGTGATTTAGAATGGCAGGACCATATGAGGCAAGAAAGATAACCGCAGCAATAGAAAGAGTAAAAAGACCAGTTAATTTCCTATGGAACATCTTAATTGGTAAAGAGATAGAGGAAGTAGTCCAGGAGATCGAGATCCACTCAAAAGACAATGGAAGAGTAAGAGCAGCATTTGTAGGGCCTTTATCTAATGGAATACTTATTGAAAGAGATGGATTTGCAGTTGAGAGATATAAGCCGCCGTTTATCTCTTTAAAGATACCTGCGACTGCTGACTCAGCATATCATCAGCAATTTGGTGAAGGAATCTATGTTACTGGTAAAAAAGATCTGAATAAGATCTTAAAGAAACAGGTAGCAGAAGATTTAAAGACTTTAAAAACAATAGCCCATAGAACTAAGATCTGGGCATTATCTCAATTGATAATGACTGGAGTATTCCCTATGGGGAATGGAAAAGAAGGGATTAGATATGGAAATTTTGCATTAAAGGTATTAACAGGATCAGATAAGTTTGATGCGGTTGATTCAGATATCATTGGATGGTTAAGTAATC
This sequence is a window from Psychrilyobacter atlanticus DSM 19335. Protein-coding genes within it:
- a CDS encoding head maturation protease, ClpP-related translates to MSLLNAVMISKKKAEIRIYGVIGEGWFADATPKSVNEELDTLGDISEIDVRINSRGGGVFAGCAIYNSLKRHPAKVNIFIDGICASIATVVAMAGDTIHMSKVSMMMIHNPYYGATGGEAKELRKQADDLDQFREVSIEAYLSKVNITRDDLIEKMDATTWMTAKTALAHGFVTNIENESKAQMSFQNNMLMCGSEEILNVSEFKNLDEFLEKENIKNSMKKIEDPINKNLEDKKGADKMNLEQLMQEHPELYKQIVQVGVSQERIRIQNLETIEQRAGRPLDCIQKAKFETPIEATNQELINDVLQEMATQPKNTEVPPKVENKMEILLNKIDDAKTGGVQEQILDGMTPEEMKIKQEEEEIDDIVALANGIE
- a CDS encoding major capsid protein, with the protein product MAGPYEARKITAAIERVKRPVNFLWNILIGKEIEEVVQEIEIHSKDNGRVRAAFVGPLSNGILIERDGFAVERYKPPFISLKIPATADSAYHQQFGEGIYVTGKKDLNKILKKQVAEDLKTLKTIAHRTKIWALSQLIMTGVFPMGNGKEGIRYGNFALKVLTGSDKFDAVDSDIIGWLSNQKLEVQKNTGNVVDTVIVTPDVARSIINNKVLMEKIKILNSTLIDLNPKEKEPGVSYIGYIPEIDTKIYSYMDWVKEYGKATEEPILPDGTLLYFKAKSFRVNYGSFPFREKITDRAKIFVGKEAVKTVPSSEGNTDLLEIRSSPLIIPEDAQGWVAAKVI
- a CDS encoding phage portal protein, with translation MELSLKKMFPGLAARRIRAETKLYHAEKSYENIVQYHNHGAGTQNAMDYDDEINSADVDIGESKDTLVARSRDEFMGNAIANGAIKRIRSNVVGVGIKLKASIDNSILNLEQEKKEEIEKNIENLWRMWAGSTECDWGRQSKLSHIQSLAILTSLIDGECFAALSFKLHPGELFGLKVRLLDPASCINPSDAGEKDIKNGVEKDKNGIITAYHFKKNKDGSETTKIQVHGSKTGRKNLLVLMDKERIGQRRGIPLIAPVLEILHQMRKFTHAELMAATINSYFTAFLENETQETKQKSPFKSKNGKDFKLKSGAFNHLAPGQKIVFPDSNRPNSGFTKFMDTMCVHLGAALELAPEQLLLKFSNNYSASKGALLESWKMLKTRRQWFTDDFMQPIYEEFLDYCVAMDYIDLPGYEDPFKRRAYLKTQWFGQAQGSLDPKKEAQAAEIRIKNNLSTGGRESMELNGSDIDDNIEQRGREVKKIKKYGLANKGEPKKEKTKEGEEDELT